The Chitinophaga pinensis DSM 2588 region GGTAGGCAAAATAGATCAGCCCTGCACAGGACAGGAAAAACAGGGACAAGATAAAAAATGTATTGCGTTGCCACATTCTTCTTTTAGATTCTGCGGCACGTAATTTATTCTCCTGACGCAGCAACTGCATTTTATATTCCTGCTGCTGGATAGCGATCTTCTTTTCCTGTTCCGCCAGCTCCCAGATCTTATCTCTGTTCGCGATCTGTGCTTCCAGCTGTTCGTACTCTTTTCTGTATAACAGCGCTTCTTTCAGATTCCCTCTCCGCTCTTCCACAATAGCCAGGTTCAGGTACACTTTACTCCGGATCTTGAGATCACTGGCATTCTTTACCAGGGCCAGGGCCCTTTGCAGATAGCTCCATTCCTGCGGATAGCGGAACTGCTGATCATATAATAAGGCAATGTTCAGATAGGAGTTCACCAGCGCAGTGGTGTCTTTTAAGGAGGCGGCTATCGCGATACTTCTTTCAAAGTTGTCTCCCGCTTCATCGAGGCGTTCCAGGTGCAGCAGACAAACACCTGTGTTATTCAGGATCTTTCTGGCCACCGGCGGCTCATAGAAATGGAAGTAATGTTTTTTGACGAGGTTAAGGTATTCCAGGGATTTATTAAACTGGCCCTGCTCCAGGTAAATTTCGGCGATATTGGGATAAATGTTGGCCTGTATATTACTGTCCAGCGAAGGAACTTCTACCAGTTTCAGGTATTCGGAAAGGGCTTCTTTATAGAAATCCTTGAAATACAGGATCTTGGCTTTCAGAAAGCGGACGGTCAGCAGGCGTGGAACGATGGCCGTACTATCAGTGATAGCGTTGATAGTCGCGGCATATTTAAACCCATCATCCAGGTTCCCGCTGTCCACGGCCACATGGCACTGGTGGAAATAACGGGACACGACGCTGTCCTGCCCCGCCGGCAGCCGACTACACGTACTACATTGTTGTGTAATCAACTGACGGATGGCAGGAGGCAAATTAATTTTCTGCGCAGCAGCGCTATTCAGCAGACCGGCGCAGCAGAACAATAAAATAACAAGTTGACAAGACAGGTGTTTAAACATGCAAATCAGGTCTTCTCAACACTGGTAACTGTACCGTGTGTGGTTTCAGGATCATCAATAACATAACGTACACGGATAGCCGGCAGTTCACGTCCTTCTACACAGTAACGGAAACTGATATCCCAGAGAGAATAAGCATAGATCTCCGGTTTGATCTCCGGATTGTCGTATATAACGTCAATCTCTCTTACCTCAATAGGACCATTTTCAATGTCGATAGTACCAGCCTGAGAGATGTCTTCACCCAATTTCAGGTTTCTGGACTGATCAGGGAGATAGATGTGCATCCTGACATCATAGCAGTTGTAAAAGTCGGCTGACTTACGTAATGACACCAGTGGTGACATAGTTGCAAATTGTCCCATAATACCAGTAGCGATTAATCTGATGCTCTGGGTCTTAATGGTGGCCTCCGAAGGTGGCGTAACATCAATAATACCGGGCGCTTTGCCGGTCGAAGAATGTTGTGTGTCCAAGGGATAAGGGTTTAAATACCAAATATAAATAAATAATTATAATGAGAGATGGCAAAGATTTTGTGCTGCACCTAGATATACACTATACATATGGCTTTTATAGATTATTACCAGATACTTGGAGTAGATAAAAAAGCTTCCGCAGACGACATTAAAAAGGCATACAGGAAACTGGCCAGGAAACATCACCCTGACATGAATCCCAATGATAAGGAGGCTAATATTAAATTTCAGCAGATAAATGAGGCGAATGAGGTACTGAGTGATCCGGAAAAGCGTAAAAAATATGACGCTTACGGAGAACACTGGCAGCACGCCGACCAATTTGAACAATCCAGGCAACAGGGTGGAAACCCCTATGCCGGGCAGGGATATGAAGGCTTTGGCGGACAAGGCTTTGAAGGGAACTTCTCTGAGGGACAGTTCTCCGACTTCTTTGAATCACTCTTTGGCAACCGTGGTGGCGGAGGCGGTGGCAGACAGCGTAAATTCCGTGGTCAGGACTACAATGCAGAACTGCATGTAGGGCTGCGGGAAGCGTATACTACCCA contains the following coding sequences:
- a CDS encoding sensor histidine kinase codes for the protein MFKHLSCQLVILLFCCAGLLNSAAAQKINLPPAIRQLITQQCSTCSRLPAGQDSVVSRYFHQCHVAVDSGNLDDGFKYAATINAITDSTAIVPRLLTVRFLKAKILYFKDFYKEALSEYLKLVEVPSLDSNIQANIYPNIAEIYLEQGQFNKSLEYLNLVKKHYFHFYEPPVARKILNNTGVCLLHLERLDEAGDNFERSIAIAASLKDTTALVNSYLNIALLYDQQFRYPQEWSYLQRALALVKNASDLKIRSKVYLNLAIVEERRGNLKEALLYRKEYEQLEAQIANRDKIWELAEQEKKIAIQQQEYKMQLLRQENKLRAAESKRRMWQRNTFFILSLFFLSCAGLIYFAYRHTNRQRRIIAEQKDKLELLNETKDQLFSIVAHDLRSPVHHLKINLSYLKDTLARNKIREATALSENIEKISDNTYALLNNLLYWSLGQTGQLSLQAEQHDAHMIIAQVAYDFNAGAALKRITIANEVPKGMFFYVDINTAKIIFRNLIDNAIKYTHANGSITISGRIVNNTCEVTVQDTGIGMDEKIIQAIYKRDTKRIQQDTAGSKSTGLGLWLVKAMTEKNGGALRITGSVGAGTSIVVCLPVNEHYDSFESADPGR
- a CDS encoding DnaJ C-terminal domain-containing protein; translated protein: MAFIDYYQILGVDKKASADDIKKAYRKLARKHHPDMNPNDKEANIKFQQINEANEVLSDPEKRKKYDAYGEHWQHADQFEQSRQQGGNPYAGQGYEGFGGQGFEGNFSEGQFSDFFESLFGNRGGGGGGRQRKFRGQDYNAELHVGLREAYTTHQHTLNVNGKQVRITVPAGIANGQVIKLKGHGAPGGNGGPNGDLYITFVIAEDPAFKRVDNDLYMNVETDLYTAMLGGDLTVDTLSGKVKLKVKPETQNGTKVRLKGKGFPVYKQDGAFGDLIISYSVLLPTNLTEEQKELFRKLAQSSH